A single region of the Streptomyces sp. NBC_00425 genome encodes:
- a CDS encoding sensor histidine kinase yields the protein MSTKEVDAPAGSASSASPSAPRGLRAFADRWPFQRKLNVLVGIPLAVIALLLTYLIVDLVQESERAESAARLVRDSTQVAQLVARLQAEHQQAILLSVRFEAASGVDAPSAESYRQTQAAVDAQVQKVVDAFGDRLPDTEAQALRQVQGLAGLRQTIEQGYLPADNIDPAYSGAADGLIEGLGLEHNSALASTFTGNLLDSLLRADAAHGAYETGVFSAGTGDSNALIEFTGAVGSYELFTYQAARFERFASPAQSDEFGGIEHNTSQASISRHYADLAVDPSALQAESKADIREALRAAIARYPDYSAQAGSRLAITASLIDQIADRADDAASSAQWRAILLLSLALLCFALWITLSVLVRRSVVRPVLALTGAAQEVADVAGRELARVADDDAEESGSPRLRELPVTADDEIGELAEAFNNVQTTAAALLERQVMSRRNVAEMFGNVGRRVSNLTTRQLALIDAVERGETDPALLERLYSIDHIAVRLRRNADSLMLLAGIRETVLDAGPTALTNVVRAALGQIEGFQRVRLRAATEAFVEPDIIGDLTLMIAELLENAVSFSPEDTPVEVVVGSDEDGASVTVSDHGLGMSAERLAEENARLVRRERLDLVPTKVLGLFVVGALARRWDVDVTLTRTPGGGVTAEVMIPSTLLVAMSEAGPAVRSGAPGSPTRPASAGQTAPSAPAAGPSPSASVPSWAARDDDPTALPRRVPRRDPAPATEPDRSGSTDGVADDLTTHSGSAAAADTGDEPGGAASDASPSLRSRTPEAEPPTHVGAPGIPAPRTAERHLGIRAEAEPWAHTPAAQRRASGTTEATTPTAHAPEPTPAEHDAVTPPAPAPTAAPGATPVSRSASASASAPASASASTPSPLPGGPRGVGAPAPGSAGEADAARPLRRRVRGATLRTDVDAAAQQTARQAARPADADAVRSALEEFEAAVARAHRDTGQHPRPADPAAHRGERGHDGRGDHGRDHRPDGAPDRTEPADRADRTATSDPSGRDRTHHQNHLPEGAEQ from the coding sequence GTGTCCACGAAAGAGGTGGACGCGCCCGCCGGCTCGGCGTCCTCGGCATCGCCGTCCGCGCCCCGGGGTCTGCGGGCCTTCGCCGACCGATGGCCCTTCCAGCGCAAGCTGAACGTGCTCGTCGGCATCCCGCTGGCGGTGATCGCCCTGCTCCTGACGTACCTCATCGTCGACCTGGTGCAGGAGTCCGAACGCGCGGAGAGCGCCGCCCGACTGGTCCGCGACAGTACGCAGGTCGCTCAGCTCGTCGCCCGGCTGCAGGCCGAGCACCAGCAGGCGATCCTGCTCTCCGTGCGGTTCGAGGCGGCCTCCGGCGTCGACGCCCCCTCCGCCGAGAGCTACCGGCAGACCCAGGCCGCCGTCGACGCGCAGGTGCAGAAGGTGGTCGACGCCTTCGGCGACCGACTGCCGGACACCGAGGCCCAGGCCCTGAGGCAGGTCCAGGGCCTCGCCGGGCTGCGGCAGACCATCGAGCAGGGCTATCTGCCCGCCGACAACATCGACCCCGCGTACTCGGGCGCCGCCGACGGCCTCATCGAGGGCCTCGGCCTGGAGCACAACTCCGCGCTCGCCTCGACCTTCACCGGCAACCTCCTCGACTCGCTGCTGCGCGCCGACGCCGCCCACGGCGCCTACGAGACCGGCGTGTTCTCCGCGGGAACCGGTGACAGCAACGCGCTCATCGAGTTCACCGGCGCGGTCGGCTCCTACGAGCTGTTCACCTACCAGGCCGCGCGGTTCGAGCGGTTCGCGAGCCCCGCGCAGTCCGACGAGTTCGGCGGCATCGAGCACAACACCTCACAGGCCTCGATCAGCCGGCACTACGCCGACCTGGCGGTGGACCCGAGCGCGTTGCAGGCCGAGTCGAAGGCCGACATCCGGGAGGCGCTGCGGGCGGCCATCGCCCGCTACCCCGACTACAGCGCGCAGGCCGGGTCCCGGCTCGCGATCACGGCGTCGCTCATCGACCAGATCGCCGACCGCGCCGACGACGCGGCCTCCAGCGCCCAGTGGCGCGCCATCCTGCTGCTGAGCCTGGCACTGCTCTGCTTCGCCCTGTGGATCACCCTCTCCGTCCTGGTCCGCCGCTCCGTGGTCCGTCCCGTGCTGGCACTGACCGGGGCCGCACAGGAGGTCGCCGACGTCGCGGGCCGCGAACTCGCCCGCGTCGCCGACGACGACGCCGAGGAGTCCGGCTCCCCCCGGCTGCGCGAACTGCCGGTCACCGCCGACGACGAGATCGGTGAACTCGCCGAGGCCTTCAACAACGTCCAGACCACCGCGGCCGCGCTGCTCGAGCGCCAGGTGATGAGCCGGCGCAACGTCGCCGAGATGTTCGGCAACGTCGGGCGCCGTGTCAGCAACCTGACGACTCGTCAACTCGCCCTGATCGACGCGGTGGAGCGCGGGGAGACCGACCCCGCGCTGCTGGAGCGCCTCTACTCCATCGACCACATCGCCGTCCGGCTGCGCCGCAACGCCGACAGCCTGATGCTGCTCGCCGGCATCCGCGAGACCGTCCTGGACGCCGGCCCGACCGCGCTCACCAACGTCGTACGCGCCGCGCTGGGTCAGATCGAGGGCTTCCAGCGGGTCCGGCTGCGCGCCGCGACCGAGGCTTTCGTGGAGCCGGACATCATCGGCGACCTGACGCTGATGATCGCCGAACTCCTGGAGAACGCCGTCTCGTTCTCACCCGAGGACACCCCCGTCGAGGTGGTGGTCGGCTCCGACGAGGACGGCGCGTCCGTCACCGTCTCCGATCACGGTCTGGGCATGAGCGCGGAGCGCCTCGCCGAGGAGAACGCGCGTCTGGTGCGCCGCGAGCGCCTCGACCTCGTGCCGACGAAGGTGCTCGGCCTGTTCGTGGTCGGCGCTCTCGCCCGCCGCTGGGACGTCGACGTCACCCTCACCCGCACCCCGGGCGGCGGTGTGACGGCGGAGGTGATGATCCCGTCGACGCTGCTGGTGGCGATGAGCGAGGCCGGCCCGGCCGTCAGGTCCGGTGCCCCGGGTTCACCGACGCGTCCCGCCTCCGCCGGGCAGACCGCTCCGTCGGCTCCCGCGGCGGGCCCGTCCCCCTCCGCCTCGGTCCCGTCCTGGGCCGCCCGCGACGACGACCCGACCGCGCTGCCCCGCCGGGTCCCCCGTCGTGACCCGGCCCCGGCGACGGAGCCGGACCGCTCCGGCAGCACCGACGGCGTCGCCGACGACCTCACGACCCACTCCGGTTCCGCCGCCGCTGCGGACACGGGGGACGAGCCGGGAGGAGCCGCGTCCGACGCGTCCCCCTCGCTGCGCTCCCGCACCCCCGAGGCCGAGCCGCCCACCCACGTCGGCGCACCGGGTATCCCCGCGCCCCGCACGGCCGAACGCCACCTGGGCATCCGCGCCGAGGCGGAGCCGTGGGCGCACACCCCTGCGGCGCAACGCCGGGCCTCGGGCACGACGGAAGCCACCACTCCGACAGCCCACGCGCCCGAGCCGACGCCCGCCGAACACGACGCCGTGACACCGCCGGCACCGGCACCGACTGCGGCACCGGGGGCGACGCCGGTCTCGCGTTCGGCTTCGGCCTCAGCTTCGGCGCCGGCTTCGGCGTCGGCTTCGACGCCGTCCCCGCTGCCCGGTGGGCCGCGCGGCGTCGGCGCACCCGCGCCAGGCTCGGCCGGCGAGGCCGACGCCGCCCGGCCCCTGCGCCGTCGGGTGCGCGGCGCCACGCTGCGAACGGACGTGGACGCCGCCGCGCAGCAGACGGCGAGGCAGGCCGCCCGGCCCGCCGACGCGGACGCCGTGCGCAGCGCGCTGGAGGAGTTCGAAGCGGCCGTGGCGCGCGCACACCGCGACACCGGCCAACACCCACGTCCCGCCGACCCGGCCGCACACCGCGGCGAGCGCGGGCACGACGGCCGTGGCGACCACGGTCGCGACCACCGTCCCGACGGTGCCCCCGACCGGACCGAACCGGCCGACCGGGCCGACCGGACAGCGACGTCCGACCCGTCGGGCCGGGACCGCACGCACCACCAGAACCACCTTCCGGAAGGAGCCGAGCAGTGA
- a CDS encoding DUF742 domain-containing protein: MADGRTPRGAGEDGVAPVGPAPAVRPFLVTAGRVAGGPGEASSGRTMPVETQLVATTDGLDALHRLSFEQHDIVAACRVPQSIAEIAARLRLHLNVVRVLAEDLRAAGQLSVHVPDSGVTHDASVLRRVIDGLRAIPDSRGVLRDTD; encoded by the coding sequence ATGGCGGACGGCCGCACCCCGCGCGGGGCCGGCGAGGACGGCGTCGCCCCCGTCGGGCCCGCGCCCGCCGTCCGGCCCTTCCTCGTCACCGCCGGACGGGTCGCGGGCGGCCCCGGCGAGGCGTCGTCCGGCCGGACGATGCCCGTGGAGACCCAACTGGTCGCCACGACCGACGGGCTCGACGCGCTGCACCGGCTCTCCTTCGAACAGCACGACATCGTCGCCGCCTGCCGCGTGCCGCAGTCCATCGCGGAGATCGCGGCACGGCTGCGGCTGCATCTGAACGTGGTGCGGGTCCTGGCCGAGGACCTGCGGGCGGCGGGGCAGCTGTCGGTGCACGTGCCCGACTCCGGCGTCACCCACGACGCATCCGTACTGCGCAGGGTTATCGATGGCCTGCGGGCCATCCCCGACTCCCGGGGGGTACTCCGTGACACCGACTGA
- a CDS encoding roadblock/LC7 domain-containing protein: protein MSTSTGETPAGDATPTDLRAAAADFTWLLNRFATETAGVVDAIAVSSDGLLIAVSELREHADSERLAAIVSGITSLAAGASGNYGLGGLNKVIIDLEGGHVLVSAIGSGAVLGVVTDKEAKLGNIAYEMTVFANRAGSALNPQLVLELKNSVGATRTR from the coding sequence GTGAGCACGTCGACAGGTGAGACTCCCGCCGGAGACGCCACACCCACCGATCTGCGGGCCGCCGCAGCCGACTTCACCTGGCTGCTCAACCGTTTCGCCACCGAGACCGCAGGAGTCGTGGACGCCATCGCGGTGTCCTCCGACGGACTGCTGATCGCCGTGTCGGAGCTGCGCGAGCACGCCGACTCCGAGCGGCTGGCCGCGATCGTGTCGGGCATCACCAGCCTGGCCGCGGGCGCCTCCGGCAACTACGGCCTGGGCGGCCTGAACAAGGTCATCATCGATCTCGAGGGCGGTCACGTGCTGGTCTCCGCGATCGGCAGCGGCGCCGTGCTCGGCGTGGTCACCGACAAGGAGGCCAAGCTGGGCAACATCGCCTACGAGATGACGGTGTTCGCCAACCGCGCCGGCAGCGCGCTCAACCCACAGCTCGTCCTGGAGCTGAAGAACAGCGTCGGCGCCACACGTACGCGCTGA